In Maridesulfovibrio sp., a single genomic region encodes these proteins:
- a CDS encoding GAK system XXXCH domain-containing protein — translation MGKDSKIERMISTGELPEFFRKMASAMETGATDENAYLSAIEGFEKLKISIRNEQGQTVIKIKARPSKMPDQDETATSEAESRSDTGKPKYTQLKKRMKKSFKTIFKTLHAGEMPPAETVEEFIADSELMTSYTGKGLGDEYYSEYTDACEVFMEAFKAGDQEAAHTACDEINHIKTKCHAKYD, via the coding sequence ATGGGCAAAGACAGTAAAATTGAAAGAATGATAAGCACCGGTGAGTTACCGGAATTTTTCCGCAAGATGGCATCCGCGATGGAAACCGGCGCAACAGACGAGAATGCCTACCTGTCCGCGATAGAAGGGTTTGAAAAACTCAAGATAAGCATCCGCAACGAGCAGGGCCAGACTGTTATCAAAATAAAGGCCCGCCCCTCCAAAATGCCGGATCAGGATGAAACGGCCACCTCTGAGGCTGAAAGCCGTTCCGATACGGGAAAACCCAAATACACCCAGTTGAAAAAGCGTATGAAAAAATCGTTCAAAACGATTTTCAAAACGTTGCATGCCGGGGAAATGCCTCCCGCAGAGACGGTGGAAGAGTTCATTGCCGATTCCGAACTGATGACCAGCTATACAGGCAAGGGGCTTGGTGACGAATATTACAGTGAATACACAGATGCCTGCGAAGTCTTCATGGAAGCGTTCAAGGCCGGAGACCAGGAAGCCGCACATACGGCCTGCGACGAGATCAATCACATCAAAACCAAGTGCCACGCAAAATACGACTGA
- a CDS encoding GAK system ATP-grasp enzyme, with amino-acid sequence MKIGVIGIKDAWSSEQLAEAVARKTGGETTVFEMQDVRLDLPSGRSMAEGQDLSEFDALIIKKIGRQYSPDLLDRLEMLRMLEGRGVKIFSSPYSILRVLDRLTCTISLQLGDIPMPPTTITEDVDHALAAVEEYGEAVFKPLYSTKARGMFVLKPGPDARSTIEKYHSEYKTMYIQKTIDLNGSDLGIVFLGGEYLTTYARCKTTDSWNTTTVNGGKYAPVDPPSEIIELARKAQAIFNLDFTCVDVAITKEGPFIFEVSAFGGFRGIRDARGIDAAALYVDYVTEKVKK; translated from the coding sequence ATGAAAATAGGCGTGATAGGCATAAAGGACGCATGGTCTTCGGAGCAGCTTGCCGAAGCGGTTGCCCGCAAGACCGGTGGAGAGACAACTGTTTTTGAAATGCAGGACGTGCGTCTGGACCTTCCGTCCGGCAGATCCATGGCCGAAGGACAGGACCTCTCCGAATTCGACGCGCTTATCATCAAGAAAATCGGTCGCCAGTATTCACCGGACCTGCTGGACCGTCTTGAAATGCTGCGCATGCTTGAAGGTCGCGGTGTTAAGATTTTTTCCTCCCCCTACTCCATCCTGAGAGTGCTGGACAGGCTGACCTGTACCATTTCCCTGCAGCTCGGCGATATCCCCATGCCGCCGACCACTATCACCGAGGATGTGGACCACGCGCTTGCAGCAGTGGAAGAATACGGTGAAGCCGTATTCAAACCCCTGTACAGCACCAAGGCCAGGGGGATGTTCGTGCTCAAACCCGGTCCGGATGCCCGCAGCACAATCGAAAAATACCACAGCGAGTACAAGACAATGTACATCCAGAAAACCATCGACCTTAACGGAAGCGATCTGGGCATTGTATTTCTCGGCGGCGAATACCTGACCACCTATGCGCGCTGCAAGACCACGGATTCATGGAACACCACCACGGTCAACGGCGGAAAGTATGCTCCTGTCGATCCGCCGAGTGAAATAATCGAGCTGGCCCGTAAGGCTCAGGCCATATTCAATCTGGATTTTACCTGCGTGGACGTGGCCATAACCAAAGAAGGACCTTTCATATTCGAGGTTTCGGCTTTCGGCGGCTTCCGCGGCATCCGTGATGCTCGCGGAATCGATGCGGCAGCCCTTTATGTGGACTATGTAACCGAAAAGGTGAAGAAATAA
- the lpxK gene encoding tetraacyldisaccharide 4'-kinase, producing the protein MVSLSEIQGLLSPVLTPLSRGYSALMSRRARRYAMGECEQFRPACPCLSVGNIGSGGSGKTPLADWLLKWADIQELSVVLLTRGYGAKPPHLPYVVGPHSPASESGDEPLMLARENPDARVVVDPVRKRSGAWASEEFSPDLVILDDGFQHMAVKRDMDFVLLTPDDLKDGWDRVIPRGTWREGKDALRRADVFFVKSGAESFKSMAGLVKDRLGPFGRPVFQFSLRAVGLKLLGGGDRLEFGSGKYVLFSGIGNPQMLVADAREYMGREPEKFIVFRDHHAYTDRDVEDIRRQAATLGAKRIICTPKDAVKLAGLGCDDFYVIDLEVEFLEALFFDGTAPLPFDKWWNLERLLNSSQQKEN; encoded by the coding sequence ATGGTTTCCCTGTCCGAAATTCAGGGGCTGTTGAGCCCTGTCCTTACCCCGCTGTCCCGGGGCTATTCTGCGCTAATGTCCCGCAGGGCCAGGCGTTACGCCATGGGCGAATGCGAGCAGTTCCGTCCTGCCTGCCCGTGCCTTTCCGTGGGGAATATCGGTTCCGGGGGCAGCGGCAAGACTCCGCTTGCGGACTGGCTTTTGAAGTGGGCTGATATACAGGAGCTTTCGGTTGTGCTGCTTACCCGCGGTTACGGGGCAAAACCTCCACATCTTCCCTACGTTGTCGGGCCGCACAGTCCTGCTTCGGAATCCGGAGATGAACCGCTTATGCTGGCGCGGGAGAACCCGGATGCGAGGGTGGTGGTTGATCCGGTGCGCAAGAGGTCCGGAGCATGGGCCAGCGAGGAATTCAGTCCCGATCTTGTCATTCTGGATGACGGCTTTCAGCACATGGCCGTCAAACGGGATATGGATTTTGTCCTGCTCACCCCGGACGATCTGAAGGACGGTTGGGACAGGGTTATCCCGCGCGGAACATGGCGCGAGGGGAAGGATGCCCTGCGTCGGGCGGATGTCTTTTTTGTTAAGAGCGGTGCGGAATCTTTCAAGTCCATGGCGGGGCTGGTAAAGGACAGGCTGGGGCCGTTCGGCAGGCCGGTCTTTCAGTTTTCGCTCCGGGCCGTGGGGCTGAAACTGCTTGGCGGGGGTGACCGTCTGGAGTTCGGCAGCGGAAAGTATGTGCTGTTTTCCGGCATAGGCAATCCGCAGATGCTTGTGGCCGATGCCCGCGAATATATGGGAAGGGAACCGGAAAAATTTATTGTGTTCAGGGATCACCATGCGTACACGGACCGTGATGTGGAGGACATCCGCAGACAGGCCGCGACGTTGGGGGCGAAAAGGATTATCTGCACTCCCAAGGATGCTGTTAAGCTGGCCGGGCTTGGGTGTGATGACTTTTATGTGATAGATCTTGAAGTGGAATTTCTGGAAGCGCTCTTTTTTGACGGCACGGCACCGCTTCCTTTTGATAAATGGTGGAATTTGGAAAGGCTGCTGAATAGTTCTCAGCAGAAGGAAAATTAA
- a CDS encoding amphi-Trp domain-containing protein — MGKKEKKKISVKQTMTHEETVSFLKTLMDSFNSREVIVKNEEDSLLLVPADEIGMELKAKVKKGKVKMKIALSWSELPQVEALVAPAEPETEAAVEEVAEQPDAKEEPQS; from the coding sequence ATGGGAAAAAAAGAAAAAAAGAAAATTTCAGTCAAGCAGACCATGACCCATGAAGAAACGGTCTCGTTTCTCAAGACCCTCATGGACAGCTTCAACTCGCGTGAAGTTATCGTCAAAAATGAAGAAGACAGTCTTCTGCTTGTGCCTGCCGATGAAATAGGCATGGAACTCAAAGCCAAGGTAAAAAAGGGCAAGGTAAAGATGAAAATAGCCCTCAGTTGGTCAGAGCTTCCGCAGGTAGAAGCACTGGTTGCTCCTGCCGAACCGGAAACAGAAGCTGCAGTCGAAGAAGTCGCGGAGCAGCCTGACGCAAAGGAAGAACCTCAGTCCTGA
- a CDS encoding amphi-Trp domain-containing protein produces the protein MPIEKKFVFDSLQDAETIRQFLSALVDGFESGNINLSTNGDEIELQPKGLLNFSVKAKKKSDMNKITIKISWKESGEWDNPMGKTLNVSS, from the coding sequence ATGCCAATTGAAAAAAAATTCGTCTTTGATTCGCTTCAGGACGCCGAAACAATCCGCCAGTTCCTATCGGCACTGGTTGATGGATTCGAATCTGGTAACATAAACCTGTCCACCAACGGCGATGAAATTGAGCTCCAGCCCAAGGGTCTGCTCAATTTTTCGGTGAAAGCCAAAAAAAAATCGGACATGAACAAAATAACCATCAAAATCTCATGGAAAGAATCCGGTGAATGGGACAACCCCATGGGAAAAACCCTTAACGTCAGCTCATAG
- a CDS encoding PhoU domain-containing protein, with protein MLTFEGLDENFKFLIIEVLNQIKATREFVKSPSRSLFRKITSRDDYIDNLKTVIENKCYSRINSSKDLDKNLLNKIRAIQVSSVNLERIGDYCVNIVNQMAYLEDKSFVLRFECEEAFDIIEETTELIEEAFAREDMPLALKICKSEYRLDSLYKDNFNRILAEMGSGKNIPNLVTVIFIFRYLERIGDSMLNVGESIIFSILGERIKIEQFESLQQTLSVSGFDGSFSDIDFQGIWGSRSGCRIGRVQAKDAENSAYSQVTPVAQGSIYKEGSLDKIRQERNNLDTWNQKFPGMVPEVFGFHEIPSENKGSMLVEFLPGCTLDTMILTSDDADLENTLFILEQTLRHIWGTTKKVTPTPTTFMQQLKSRRNGVLQVHPEFNRNARQLGSTEIISSEILINECMTIEESIPAPFSVFIHGDFNCNNVVYANTDERIRFIDLYRSRDFDYIQDVSVFLVSGFRMPVFERPIRNKINAVISRFYNFADEFAHENDDAAWQARLALALARSFYTSTRFEFNYAFAKEMFNRSMFLLEKVYRFSGSWENFILPEDILYY; from the coding sequence ATGCTCACTTTCGAAGGACTGGACGAAAACTTCAAATTTCTCATCATAGAAGTGCTGAACCAGATCAAGGCAACCAGGGAATTTGTCAAATCTCCCTCCAGGTCCCTGTTCCGCAAGATAACCTCCCGTGATGACTACATAGACAACCTCAAAACCGTAATCGAGAATAAATGTTATTCCCGCATCAACAGTTCAAAGGATCTTGATAAAAACCTGCTCAACAAGATCAGGGCCATACAGGTCTCCTCGGTCAATCTGGAACGCATCGGCGACTACTGCGTCAACATTGTCAACCAGATGGCCTATCTGGAGGACAAGTCTTTTGTGCTCCGTTTTGAATGTGAAGAAGCCTTCGACATAATCGAGGAAACCACCGAACTGATTGAAGAGGCCTTTGCAAGGGAAGACATGCCTCTGGCACTCAAGATCTGCAAATCGGAATACAGGCTGGACTCGCTATACAAAGACAATTTCAACCGTATTCTGGCTGAAATGGGAAGCGGCAAGAACATTCCCAACCTTGTCACGGTCATATTCATTTTCCGCTATCTTGAAAGGATAGGCGACTCCATGCTGAACGTGGGGGAATCCATAATATTCTCCATCCTCGGCGAACGAATCAAGATCGAACAGTTCGAATCCCTGCAGCAGACCCTGAGCGTATCCGGCTTTGACGGTTCTTTTTCGGACATTGACTTTCAGGGAATATGGGGCTCAAGGTCCGGCTGCCGTATCGGCAGGGTTCAGGCCAAGGACGCGGAAAACAGTGCGTACAGCCAGGTCACTCCTGTCGCTCAGGGAAGCATATATAAGGAAGGCAGCCTTGATAAGATACGGCAGGAGCGCAACAACCTGGATACATGGAACCAAAAGTTTCCGGGCATGGTACCGGAGGTGTTCGGATTTCACGAAATTCCGAGCGAAAACAAAGGGTCGATGCTGGTTGAGTTCCTTCCGGGCTGTACTCTCGACACAATGATTCTGACCTCCGATGATGCCGATCTTGAAAACACCCTGTTCATCCTTGAACAGACTCTGCGGCATATCTGGGGTACAACCAAGAAGGTCACCCCCACCCCCACCACCTTCATGCAGCAGCTCAAGTCCAGACGCAACGGAGTCCTGCAGGTTCATCCTGAATTCAACCGCAACGCGCGGCAACTTGGTTCCACGGAAATCATTTCGTCGGAAATTCTGATCAATGAATGCATGACCATCGAGGAATCGATCCCGGCGCCGTTTTCAGTGTTCATTCACGGCGATTTCAACTGCAACAACGTAGTCTACGCGAATACGGATGAACGGATCAGGTTCATCGACCTCTACCGCTCGCGGGATTTCGACTATATCCAGGATGTTTCCGTATTCCTTGTTTCCGGATTCCGCATGCCCGTTTTCGAAAGGCCCATCCGTAACAAGATCAATGCGGTCATAAGCCGTTTTTACAACTTCGCGGATGAATTCGCCCATGAAAACGATGATGCAGCCTGGCAGGCCCGACTTGCTCTGGCACTGGCACGGTCATTCTATACATCCACAAGGTTTGAATTCAACTACGCATTTGCCAAGGAAATGTTCAACCGCTCCATGTTCCTGCTGGAAAAGGTGTACAGGTTCAGCGGAAGTTGGGAAAATTTCATACTCCCTGAAGACATTCTCTACTACTAA
- a CDS encoding HprK-related kinase B: MNCNTTSRAAIVSRYREDFPATEAIFIDFGGCIIETRVNSPELLADLSNYFKEFLTEADHGDILITAHECPAADLGLEYTVKQPDPGKTKIKEEFAELPDGRVVYKRLTGLIFAFGEGENIAIGPCIENSNQVINFINNRFIEYKLNQGCFLGHAAGVIESGRGIALAGFSGMGKSTLALHLMSRGTTFISNDRVMIEDNGESVTVYGVAKQPRINPGTALNNPDLQCIIAPEDKEKFLAMPKEELWELEHKYDALIDECYGKEKFILRAPMEGLVILNWHRDNSETRIQIVDPMERKDLLPAFMKGTGLFYRPDSADKICDPDVEAYAEILSKTTLIEISGGVDFDKAADACLKFMRTGTL; this comes from the coding sequence ATGAACTGCAACACAACTTCAAGAGCCGCCATTGTAAGCAGATACCGTGAGGATTTCCCGGCAACCGAGGCAATTTTCATAGACTTCGGTGGCTGCATCATAGAAACAAGGGTTAACTCCCCGGAACTGCTCGCCGACCTCAGCAACTACTTCAAGGAATTCCTGACCGAAGCGGACCATGGAGATATCCTGATAACCGCCCACGAATGCCCAGCAGCCGATCTCGGTCTTGAATACACAGTAAAGCAGCCTGATCCGGGCAAGACAAAAATCAAGGAAGAATTCGCCGAACTTCCCGACGGCCGCGTTGTCTACAAGCGGCTCACCGGGCTGATCTTTGCTTTCGGTGAAGGCGAAAACATAGCCATCGGACCGTGCATTGAAAATTCGAATCAGGTCATCAACTTCATCAACAACCGGTTTATCGAATACAAGCTTAATCAGGGATGTTTTCTTGGGCATGCCGCCGGGGTAATAGAAAGCGGGCGGGGAATTGCTCTGGCCGGATTTTCCGGCATGGGCAAATCGACACTGGCCCTGCATCTGATGAGCCGCGGCACGACTTTCATAAGCAACGACCGGGTGATGATTGAAGACAACGGAGAATCTGTCACAGTCTACGGAGTTGCCAAACAGCCGCGCATCAATCCCGGCACGGCTTTAAACAACCCGGACCTGCAGTGCATAATTGCGCCGGAAGACAAGGAAAAATTTCTTGCCATGCCCAAAGAAGAACTCTGGGAACTCGAACATAAATACGACGCCCTGATTGACGAGTGCTACGGCAAAGAAAAATTCATTTTGCGCGCGCCCATGGAGGGGCTGGTTATTCTGAACTGGCACCGCGACAACAGCGAAACCAGAATTCAGATAGTAGACCCCATGGAACGCAAGGACCTGCTTCCGGCGTTCATGAAGGGAACAGGACTCTTCTACCGCCCGGACTCGGCAGATAAAATATGCGATCCTGACGTAGAAGCCTACGCGGAAATACTGTCCAAAACCACCCTTATCGAGATAAGCGGCGGTGTGGATTTCGATAAGGCCGCAGATGCCTGCCTGAAGTTCATGCGCACCGGAACGCTGTAA
- a CDS encoding Bax inhibitor-1/YccA family protein, whose amino-acid sequence MSRFGAAGSVSARPEVLNAFMRGIYGWMSAGLLATAAVAWVTISSPAVMNLVLAQNPQTGMIAPTMLFWVAVIGEIGLVFYLSMRIGKLSAGAATGLFMAYSALNGLTLSTILIAYTAASIFQTFLVTAGMFGAMSIYGLTTNRDLTGMGAFMTMGVFGILIAMVVNFFMHSSALSFAISILGVFIFAGLTAYDSQKLKDMGEYIPADDSTAVRRGTILGALTLYLDFINMFIFLLRLMGNRE is encoded by the coding sequence ATGAGTAGATTCGGTGCAGCCGGTTCCGTATCCGCGAGACCGGAAGTCCTTAACGCATTCATGCGCGGCATTTACGGCTGGATGAGTGCCGGCCTGCTGGCTACCGCAGCCGTTGCCTGGGTGACCATTTCCAGCCCGGCAGTTATGAACCTTGTTCTGGCCCAGAATCCCCAGACCGGAATGATCGCACCAACCATGCTTTTCTGGGTTGCCGTCATCGGTGAAATCGGGCTGGTTTTCTACCTGAGCATGCGTATCGGGAAACTTTCCGCCGGCGCCGCCACCGGGCTGTTCATGGCCTACAGTGCCCTGAACGGATTGACCCTTTCCACAATCCTGATTGCCTACACTGCGGCATCCATTTTCCAGACCTTTCTTGTCACCGCCGGTATGTTCGGGGCCATGTCCATCTACGGGCTGACCACCAACCGCGACCTGACCGGCATGGGTGCGTTCATGACGATGGGTGTGTTCGGAATCCTTATCGCCATGGTCGTGAACTTTTTCATGCACAGTTCCGCTCTCAGTTTCGCCATTTCCATTCTCGGCGTATTCATTTTTGCAGGGCTGACCGCATACGATTCCCAGAAGCTGAAGGATATGGGTGAATACATCCCCGCCGATGACTCCACCGCAGTAAGACGCGGAACCATTCTCGGCGCACTCACCCTTTACCTTGACTTCATAAACATGTTCATCTTCCTGCTCCGCCTCATGGGTAACCGCGAGTAG
- a CDS encoding helix-turn-helix transcriptional regulator, with product MQGKDFDSFFERLREQTDISTQAQLARELGVGRAAVSLVKKKGAVPPRWILDLSVRYNIDSTWLESGIGSPGPEASAQEFAGDFARIPKVAARLSAGGGSFETGAEVEGYYAFRKDWIKSKGNPSDMVLMEVYGNSMEPELKEGDVVLLDQSRKNILAGGIYAVGVEDTVMVKRVEKRPGQMVLHSDNKDYSPIYLGGDELENVRVLGQVVWISREYH from the coding sequence ATGCAGGGCAAGGATTTTGATTCTTTTTTTGAACGGCTCAGGGAACAGACGGATATTTCCACGCAGGCCCAACTGGCTCGTGAACTCGGAGTCGGCCGTGCGGCGGTGTCGCTGGTCAAAAAGAAGGGCGCAGTTCCTCCTCGCTGGATTCTGGATCTGTCCGTCCGCTACAACATTGATTCCACCTGGCTTGAATCCGGTATCGGCTCCCCCGGTCCAGAAGCAAGCGCTCAGGAATTCGCCGGAGATTTCGCACGGATACCCAAGGTCGCGGCCCGGCTGTCCGCCGGGGGCGGTTCCTTTGAGACTGGAGCGGAAGTGGAAGGCTATTACGCTTTCCGCAAGGACTGGATCAAAAGCAAAGGCAATCCCTCCGATATGGTCCTGATGGAAGTCTACGGCAACAGCATGGAGCCGGAGCTGAAGGAAGGCGATGTTGTCCTTCTGGACCAGTCCCGCAAGAACATACTGGCCGGTGGAATCTACGCTGTCGGCGTTGAAGACACGGTAATGGTCAAAAGGGTGGAAAAGCGTCCGGGCCAGATGGTCCTGCACAGCGACAACAAGGACTATTCCCCAATATATCTGGGCGGGGATGAACTTGAGAATGTCCGTGTTCTGGGGCAGGTGGTCTGGATTTCCCGTGAATATCACTGA
- a CDS encoding GAK system CofD-like protein: MRIKIEREVRVPDPIKLERYRRTPDLGPRILFFSGGTALKKTSTELTQYTHNSIHVITPFDSGGSSAVIRNKFKMLAVGDIRNRLMALADQSVLGNPEIYKLFAYRLPKDADDAELHAEFEQLMSAEHPLVRDIPAPMRKIIRNHFIQFADIMEDFNLRGASIGNIILTAGYIANRRHIDPVIFIFSKLVEVRGIVRPTVNKDLHLAAELEDGSFVVGQHLLTGKEAGPISSGIKKLWLAEKLDDSTPCKAQIREKLADLIRSAELICYPLGSFYSSVVANLLPEGVGNAIRSNGCPKVFTPNTGTDPELKEHSLTDQINKLLYYLRKDDPENIAIHDVLNFILVDSVNGIYPGGVDKNEINKLGMKVIDCELISEESAPYLDPSLLSKALLSLT; encoded by the coding sequence GTGCGAATAAAAATTGAAAGAGAAGTAAGAGTTCCGGACCCCATAAAGCTGGAACGATACAGAAGAACCCCGGACCTCGGTCCGAGAATCCTTTTTTTCAGTGGCGGAACGGCACTGAAGAAGACTTCTACCGAACTTACCCAATATACGCACAACAGCATCCACGTAATAACTCCGTTTGATTCCGGCGGAAGTTCTGCCGTTATCCGCAACAAATTCAAAATGCTTGCGGTGGGAGATATCCGCAACCGGCTTATGGCCCTTGCGGATCAATCCGTGCTCGGCAACCCGGAAATATACAAGCTCTTTGCATACAGGCTCCCGAAAGATGCCGACGACGCCGAACTGCACGCGGAATTCGAGCAGCTGATGTCGGCAGAACATCCGCTGGTAAGGGATATTCCGGCGCCCATGCGCAAGATAATCCGCAACCACTTTATTCAGTTTGCGGATATCATGGAGGATTTCAACCTGCGCGGAGCAAGCATCGGCAATATAATTCTTACTGCCGGGTACATAGCAAACAGACGACATATCGACCCGGTAATTTTCATCTTTTCCAAACTCGTCGAAGTACGCGGAATTGTACGCCCTACGGTCAATAAGGACCTGCACCTGGCCGCAGAGCTGGAGGACGGCTCGTTTGTGGTCGGCCAGCACCTGCTGACCGGCAAGGAAGCCGGCCCTATATCCTCAGGGATAAAAAAGCTCTGGCTCGCGGAGAAACTGGATGATTCGACTCCATGCAAGGCCCAGATCCGGGAAAAGCTTGCTGACCTCATCCGCAGCGCAGAACTCATCTGCTATCCTCTCGGAAGCTTTTACTCCAGCGTTGTAGCAAACCTGCTCCCGGAAGGTGTCGGAAACGCAATCAGGTCCAACGGCTGTCCGAAGGTATTCACCCCGAATACCGGGACGGACCCGGAACTGAAAGAACATTCCCTGACCGACCAGATAAACAAGCTTCTGTATTACCTGCGCAAGGACGACCCCGAAAATATCGCCATACACGATGTGCTTAATTTTATATTGGTGGATTCGGTTAACGGCATTTATCCCGGCGGCGTGGATAAAAACGAAATTAACAAATTGGGAATGAAGGTCATTGACTGCGAACTCATCAGCGAAGAGAGCGCTCCATATCTGGACCCGTCCCTGCTCTCCAAGGCTTTGCTGTCCCTGACCTGA
- the rnr gene encoding ribonuclease R gives MNIFKAGNKPLSAGEVTKRLGLTKAHRKQVKDLIKGLVREGSIIKIGSAYGLVSRMNMVTGRLQVQRSGTTFLIPDDKKLSDIFIHPKNMRDAWHGDRVTVALTSAGRGNKKQEGRVVRVLERGRQVFPVRVIRPMGGTALLCHPTDPRLDFGIVVEPGSVEEVPVREGDGTDISSDGTYDEQVDFSRIERGDVLLVAPGEQINPNLWEGRILKHLGIEDDALVQEAVVKANHGISTAFPEKVLAQADDLPGVPGEEDFSGREDMRGIAFVTIDGETAKDFDDAVHVERKGAGYRLRVAIADVSHYVAMNSPLDREALARGNSYYFPKSVEPMFPEALSNGLCSLNPGVPRLAMTATIDFNSAGEPQASSFAPAVIKSHARLTYEQVYEGILLAQERERAALGELVPMLELAEELARKINKRRRDRGSLEFDLPEPEILFNLQGRTVDIRPRCRNFAHQIIEEFMIAANEAVAEFLTEKGAGCLYRVHPGPDPDKLTSLFRVLKKMGIGGQVPSPVTPQSLQQVLGASEGTDQEYLVSRLMIRSMKQAKYEPANEGHFGLASKCYCHFTSPIRRYADLVVHRMLKVALGDTHQAIPGQKQLARIGTDISARERVAMEAEREILKRLTIIFLKDKVGETFTGIISSMADFGFWVEFQEVMAEGMLRLSKLTDDYYTFWSDRQLIVGERTGKAFRLGQKIKVRLESVSLELLEADLSLVEGGEDYKNFV, from the coding sequence ATGAATATTTTCAAGGCAGGGAACAAGCCCCTGTCCGCAGGTGAGGTCACCAAGCGTCTGGGACTGACCAAGGCGCACCGTAAACAGGTCAAGGATCTGATTAAGGGGCTGGTGCGGGAAGGCAGTATAATCAAGATCGGCAGTGCTTACGGGCTGGTTTCGAGAATGAATATGGTCACGGGCAGGCTGCAGGTGCAGCGTTCCGGGACGACTTTTCTGATACCGGACGACAAGAAGCTGAGCGATATTTTCATCCATCCCAAGAATATGCGGGATGCCTGGCACGGGGATCGGGTAACCGTGGCCCTGACCAGCGCCGGGCGCGGCAACAAGAAACAGGAAGGCCGGGTGGTGCGTGTTCTGGAACGCGGGCGGCAGGTCTTCCCTGTCCGGGTGATAAGGCCCATGGGCGGGACCGCTCTGCTCTGCCACCCCACGGACCCGCGCCTTGATTTCGGCATTGTGGTGGAACCCGGTTCTGTTGAAGAGGTCCCGGTCCGTGAGGGCGATGGGACGGATATTTCTTCTGATGGAACTTATGATGAGCAGGTGGATTTTTCGCGTATCGAGCGGGGTGATGTGCTGCTGGTGGCACCGGGAGAGCAGATCAACCCTAACCTGTGGGAGGGCCGCATTCTCAAGCACCTTGGAATAGAGGACGATGCTCTGGTGCAGGAGGCCGTGGTAAAGGCCAACCATGGTATCTCGACCGCTTTTCCGGAAAAGGTTCTGGCTCAGGCGGATGACCTGCCAGGAGTTCCCGGTGAAGAGGATTTCAGCGGACGCGAGGACATGCGCGGGATTGCTTTTGTGACAATCGACGGTGAAACCGCCAAGGACTTTGACGATGCTGTGCACGTGGAAAGAAAGGGCGCTGGCTACAGATTGCGGGTGGCTATTGCGGACGTAAGCCATTACGTGGCTATGAACTCTCCGCTGGACCGAGAAGCTCTGGCCCGCGGTAATTCATATTATTTCCCCAAGTCCGTGGAACCGATGTTTCCGGAGGCTCTCAGCAACGGTCTGTGCAGTCTCAACCCCGGAGTTCCCCGTCTGGCCATGACCGCCACCATTGATTTCAACAGTGCCGGGGAACCTCAGGCATCTTCTTTTGCGCCTGCGGTCATAAAGAGCCATGCCCGGCTTACGTATGAGCAGGTTTACGAGGGAATTCTGCTTGCACAGGAGCGGGAAAGGGCCGCGCTTGGTGAGCTGGTGCCCATGCTGGAACTGGCCGAAGAACTTGCCCGCAAAATCAATAAGAGACGCAGAGACAGAGGCAGCCTTGAATTCGACCTGCCGGAACCGGAGATTCTTTTTAACCTTCAGGGCCGCACCGTTGATATCAGGCCGCGCTGCCGGAATTTCGCTCACCAGATCATCGAGGAATTCATGATCGCGGCCAACGAGGCCGTGGCTGAATTTCTGACCGAAAAAGGGGCCGGGTGTCTTTACCGAGTCCATCCCGGACCGGACCCGGACAAGCTTACTTCCCTTTTCAGGGTACTCAAGAAAATGGGCATAGGCGGTCAGGTCCCTTCCCCGGTAACTCCGCAGTCTCTGCAGCAGGTGCTGGGCGCATCCGAGGGTACCGATCAGGAATATCTGGTCAGCAGGCTCATGATACGTTCCATGAAACAGGCCAAGTACGAACCTGCGAACGAGGGGCATTTCGGGCTTGCGTCCAAATGCTACTGCCATTTCACCTCGCCGATCAGGCGTTATGCCGACCTTGTGGTACACCGTATGCTCAAGGTTGCGCTCGGCGATACGCATCAGGCCATACCGGGGCAGAAGCAACTGGCCCGCATCGGCACGGACATCAGCGCCAGAGAGCGGGTGGCCATGGAGGCGGAGCGTGAGATTCTCAAACGGCTGACCATCATCTTCCTCAAGGACAAGGTAGGTGAAACGTTTACCGGCATCATCTCATCCATGGCCGATTTCGGCTTCTGGGTCGAATTTCAGGAGGTCATGGCCGAAGGCATGCTGCGGCTGTCGAAACTTACCGATGATTATTACACTTTCTGGTCGGACAGACAGTTGATTGTCGGTGAGCGGACCGGAAAGGCCTTCAGGCTGGGGCAGAAAATCAAGGTCCGGCTGGAGTCGGTAAGCCTTGAATTGCTGGAAGCCGACCTGTCTCTGGTGGAAGGTGGAGAGGATTACAAGAATTTTGTCTGA